One region of Flavobacterium sp. GSB-24 genomic DNA includes:
- the pafA gene encoding alkaline phosphatase PafA, with protein sequence MRKSILLLALFIITNLSAQQRPKLVVGIVVDQMKMEYLYRFSDDFSANGFKKLMNNGYVFQNMHYNYMPTYTAPGHASIYTGTTPATHGIIGNEWFSRTLGKEMYCTDDADVKTVGDGIAEEGAMSPKNLQSTTITDEVRMATNFAGKVIGMSLKDRGAILPAGHFANWAFWYSKTGSFISSSFYGEKLPEWVSEFNNEKNYLKYIDKGWDLYKPASVYNESLPDNNPYEGKLYGSAAPVFPYDLKSMYEKNDAGIIRATPYGNDLLADFAKRAIEKEELGKDNITDFLTVSFSSTDYVGHLLGPRSMELQDTYLRLDQTIADFLTYLDKTVGKGNYLLFLTADHAGAENVIYLKDRKYNVDNYPSKEVKKSMQDFSVKTFGVDLVLNYSNFNVFLNKKIIKDKGLELSKVKKAFKDFLISQPQVKKVYTEEEILANGGNDYALNFVAKGYDVTQNGDLVIVDKPGDIEYSTTGTSHGTIYSYDTHVPAIFYGWHIKKGESYDKKAITEIAPTIAQKIKVTFPNGTEAKVLQEVLDEKK encoded by the coding sequence ATGAGAAAAAGTATTTTACTGTTGGCACTTTTTATAATTACAAATCTAAGTGCACAACAACGTCCTAAGTTAGTTGTAGGTATAGTAGTTGATCAAATGAAAATGGAATATTTATATCGTTTTTCAGATGATTTTTCAGCGAATGGTTTTAAAAAGTTAATGAATAATGGATATGTTTTTCAGAATATGCATTATAATTATATGCCAACCTATACTGCGCCGGGACATGCTTCTATATACACTGGTACAACTCCTGCTACACACGGAATCATAGGCAACGAATGGTTTAGCAGAACTCTTGGAAAAGAGATGTACTGCACAGATGACGCAGATGTGAAAACTGTGGGAGACGGAATTGCTGAAGAAGGTGCAATGTCTCCTAAAAATCTTCAAAGTACTACAATAACTGACGAAGTTCGAATGGCAACTAATTTTGCTGGAAAAGTTATTGGAATGAGTCTTAAAGATCGTGGAGCAATTTTACCAGCTGGTCATTTTGCAAATTGGGCTTTTTGGTACAGTAAAACAGGTTCGTTTATTTCTAGCAGTTTTTATGGAGAAAAATTACCAGAATGGGTGTCTGAATTCAATAATGAAAAAAACTACTTAAAATATATTGATAAAGGTTGGGATTTGTATAAACCAGCTTCAGTTTACAATGAAAGTCTCCCAGATAATAATCCTTATGAGGGGAAATTGTACGGAAGTGCTGCTCCAGTTTTTCCATACGACTTAAAATCTATGTATGAGAAAAATGATGCTGGAATTATTCGTGCTACTCCTTATGGAAACGATCTTTTGGCAGATTTTGCTAAAAGAGCAATTGAAAAAGAAGAATTAGGAAAAGATAATATTACAGACTTCCTAACTGTGAGTTTTTCTTCAACTGATTACGTAGGTCATTTACTTGGACCAAGATCTATGGAACTTCAGGATACTTACTTGAGGCTAGATCAAACTATTGCTGATTTCTTAACCTATTTGGATAAAACTGTTGGTAAAGGTAATTATTTGTTGTTCCTAACTGCGGATCACGCAGGAGCAGAGAATGTAATTTACTTAAAAGACCGTAAATACAATGTAGATAACTATCCGTCAAAAGAAGTTAAGAAAAGCATGCAAGATTTCTCAGTAAAAACTTTTGGAGTAGATCTGGTTTTAAACTATTCGAATTTTAATGTTTTCTTGAATAAGAAGATAATTAAAGATAAAGGTTTAGAATTATCTAAAGTTAAAAAAGCTTTTAAAGATTTCTTGATTTCTCAACCACAAGTTAAAAAGGTTTATACAGAAGAAGAAATTCTAGCTAATGGCGGAAACGATTACGCTCTTAATTTTGTGGCTAAAGGATATGATGTTACACAAAATGGTGATTTAGTTATAGTTGATAAACCAGGGGATATTGAATATAGCACGACAGGTACATCTCATGGAACGATCTACAGTTATGATACTCATGTCCCAGCTATTTTTTACGGGTGGCATATCAAAAAAGGGGAATCTTATGATAAAAAAGCAATTACTGAAATAGCTCCGACAATTGCTCAAAAAATTAAAGTTACTTTTCCTAATGGAACTGAAGCAAAAGTATTGCAGGAAGTTTTAGATGAAAAGAAATAA
- a CDS encoding Lrp/AsnC family transcriptional regulator → MALDEIDKKILRLLQEDAHYTLKDIANKINLSLTPVHDRVKRLEKDGIIEKYVTILDKKKLGNNLTVYCQVTLTKQTYDTSEGFNQSILNLPEVVECNYVSGNFDYMLKIIIPDMESYHHFHQKKLSVLPEVSLINTVFVISEVKSTTVLPI, encoded by the coding sequence ATGGCTTTAGATGAAATTGACAAAAAAATCTTACGTCTTCTTCAAGAAGATGCACATTACACTTTAAAAGACATTGCAAACAAAATAAACTTGTCGCTAACTCCTGTTCATGATAGAGTGAAACGTCTTGAGAAAGATGGTATTATAGAAAAATATGTTACTATTTTAGACAAGAAAAAGTTGGGAAACAACTTAACGGTTTACTGCCAGGTCACACTTACTAAACAGACTTATGATACATCTGAAGGGTTTAATCAATCGATTTTAAATTTACCCGAAGTTGTGGAGTGTAATTATGTTTCTGGAAATTTCGACTATATGCTTAAAATCATTATTCCAGATATGGAAAGTTATCACCATTTCCATCAAAAAAAATTATCTGTTTTGCCTGAAGTTTCTTTGATTAATACTGTTTTTGTAATTTCTGAAGTAAAAAGCACAACAGTTTTGCCAATTTGA
- a CDS encoding glyceraldehyde-3-phosphate dehydrogenase, which translates to MNNKSLYQKEVSLQVDRRRAGVELIKIISDLWYDKSVEMVLFKNQLLDKNVSDIINLHQYAGEFVGKPITIFDSVEIAKVVLSLDLPPAKIDLGKLTYEYRLEDEKYPDARYFVMDKLKKAKSSKEIQPKDVVLYGFGRIGRLLARELMSKTGKGNQLRLRAIVTRDKNDATSLEKRASLLRYDSIHGDFHGSVIADPKNNSLIINGTTVHIITANSPEEIDYTQYEINDALLIDNTGAFTTEETLKRHLKSNGVEKVLLTAPGKGVPNIVYGVNQNEYNPDEVDIFSAASCTTNAITPVLKVIEDTLGVTKGHLETIHAYTNDQNLVDNMHKKYRRGRAAALNMVITETGAGSAVAKALPSLEGKLTSNAIRVPVPNGSLVVLNLEVKKATSIAGINKIMKKYALEGELVEQIKYSLNNELVSSDIVGTSAPSIYDSNATIVSKDGKNIVLYIWYDNEYGYSHQVIRLAKYIAKVRRYTYY; encoded by the coding sequence ATGAACAACAAATCTTTGTACCAAAAAGAGGTATCATTACAGGTCGACCGAAGAAGAGCTGGAGTCGAATTAATTAAAATCATAAGTGATTTATGGTATGACAAATCGGTAGAAATGGTTTTATTTAAAAACCAACTGCTAGACAAAAATGTCAGCGATATTATTAACCTTCATCAATATGCGGGTGAATTTGTTGGAAAACCAATCACCATATTTGATTCTGTAGAAATTGCAAAAGTCGTTTTATCTTTAGACCTGCCACCGGCAAAAATAGATCTTGGAAAACTAACCTACGAATATCGCTTAGAGGACGAAAAATATCCAGATGCAAGGTATTTTGTGATGGATAAATTGAAGAAAGCCAAATCATCAAAAGAAATTCAACCGAAAGATGTGGTTTTATATGGCTTCGGAAGGATAGGACGTTTATTAGCAAGAGAATTAATGTCTAAAACTGGGAAAGGAAATCAGCTGCGTCTGCGAGCAATTGTAACCCGTGATAAAAATGATGCCACAAGTTTAGAGAAACGTGCTTCTTTACTGCGTTATGATTCTATCCATGGCGATTTTCACGGATCTGTTATTGCCGATCCAAAAAATAACTCTCTAATTATCAACGGAACTACAGTTCATATCATAACGGCAAATTCTCCTGAAGAAATTGATTATACGCAATACGAAATTAATGATGCTTTACTAATTGACAATACTGGAGCCTTTACTACTGAAGAAACTTTAAAAAGACATTTAAAATCAAATGGGGTTGAAAAAGTTTTACTAACGGCACCAGGAAAAGGAGTTCCAAATATTGTTTACGGAGTAAATCAAAATGAATACAATCCTGATGAAGTGGATATTTTTTCTGCAGCATCTTGTACAACTAACGCCATTACTCCAGTTTTGAAAGTCATTGAAGATACTTTAGGAGTTACTAAAGGCCATTTAGAAACCATTCATGCTTATACAAATGATCAGAATCTAGTTGATAATATGCACAAAAAATACCGTCGCGGAAGAGCTGCTGCGTTAAATATGGTAATTACTGAAACTGGAGCTGGTAGTGCTGTTGCAAAAGCTTTGCCCTCCTTGGAAGGAAAATTAACTTCAAATGCGATTAGAGTTCCTGTTCCAAATGGATCTTTGGTTGTTTTAAATTTAGAAGTTAAAAAAGCGACATCAATTGCTGGCATTAATAAAATAATGAAGAAATATGCTCTTGAGGGAGAATTGGTAGAACAAATTAAATATTCTTTAAATAATGAATTAGTTTCATCTGACATTGTTGGAACTTCTGCTCCATCCATTTATGACAGCAATGCAACAATTGTATCAAAGGATGGAAAAAATATCGTGTTATATATTTGGTATGATAACGAATATGGATACAGCCATCAAGTAATTCGTTTAGCAAAATATATTGCCAAAGTAAGACGTTATACGTATTATTAA
- the ald gene encoding alanine dehydrogenase, whose product MIIGVPKEIKNNENRVALTPAGVSEMKKHGHTVYVQATAGLGSGFSDDEYAQAGAVVLPTIEEVYAIAEMIIKVKEPIASEYPLIKKDQLLFTYFHFASSEELTHAMLEKGAVCLAYETVEKTDRSLPLLVPMSEVAGRMAIQQGAKYLEKPLKGRGILLGGVPGVPPAKVLVLGGGIVGTQAAKMAAGLGAQVTIMDLSLPRLRQLDDIMPANVNTEMSNHYNITRAIKDADLVVGAVLIPGAKAPHLITRDMLKLMRPGAVVVDVAVDQGGCIETCTPTTHENPTFIIDDIVHYCVANMPGAVPYTSTLALTNATLPYAVQLANKGWEKACNENEELKKGLNVANGKILYKGVAEAWNLPFNEEIVLANA is encoded by the coding sequence ATGATAATAGGTGTTCCAAAAGAAATAAAAAACAACGAAAACAGAGTTGCTTTAACTCCTGCTGGTGTATCAGAAATGAAAAAACACGGGCATACAGTTTATGTTCAAGCTACTGCTGGTTTAGGAAGTGGTTTTAGTGATGATGAATATGCTCAAGCTGGTGCTGTAGTTTTGCCAACTATTGAAGAAGTTTATGCAATTGCAGAAATGATTATCAAAGTTAAGGAACCAATTGCTTCTGAATATCCTTTGATTAAAAAAGATCAATTACTTTTCACTTACTTTCACTTTGCTTCATCAGAAGAACTAACTCATGCTATGCTTGAGAAAGGAGCTGTTTGTTTAGCTTACGAAACTGTAGAAAAAACAGATCGCAGCTTACCTCTTTTAGTTCCAATGTCAGAAGTTGCAGGTCGTATGGCAATTCAACAAGGAGCTAAATATCTTGAAAAACCATTAAAAGGAAGAGGAATTCTTTTAGGTGGTGTTCCAGGTGTACCTCCTGCAAAAGTTTTAGTTTTAGGCGGAGGAATTGTTGGAACTCAAGCTGCAAAAATGGCTGCAGGTTTAGGTGCTCAAGTTACTATCATGGATCTAAGTTTACCTCGTTTGCGTCAATTAGATGATATTATGCCTGCGAATGTAAATACAGAAATGTCTAACCATTATAATATCACTAGAGCAATTAAAGATGCTGACTTAGTTGTTGGAGCGGTTTTAATTCCAGGAGCAAAAGCACCTCACTTAATTACTCGTGATATGCTAAAATTAATGCGTCCAGGAGCCGTTGTTGTTGACGTAGCGGTTGATCAAGGTGGATGTATTGAAACTTGTACTCCTACAACACACGAAAATCCAACTTTTATTATAGATGATATTGTTCACTATTGTGTAGCTAATATGCCAGGTGCTGTACCTTACACATCAACTTTAGCTTTAACTAATGCAACTTTACCATATGCCGTACAACTAGCAAACAAAGGATGGGAGAAAGCTTGTAACGAAAATGAAGAATTGAAAAAAGGTTTAAATGTAGCTAATGGAAAAATCCTTTACAAAGGAGTTGCTGAAGCTTGGAACCTTCCTTTTAACGAAGAGATAGTATTAGCAAACGCATAG